CTGCTGAATCTGGATGATGAGCGTACTCTTTCTGAAAAGTTTGACCTCAAAAAAGGCTTTGTGGTGCTTTTAGGGGCGGTGCTTCTTGTTGAAATGCTCTACATTCTAAGCCTAAAATTAGACCTCCCTCTTAAACACAGCGGACTGACCGCAGAGCAAATTGGAGAGGCAAAATTTATCGGACGCGAGCTCTTGACGAATTTCCTCTTCCCGTTTGAAATCGTCTCAGCGCTTTTGCTGCTTGCTATTGTCGGCGCAGTCGTTCTGTCCAAAAAACAACTCAAACCGTCCTAAAACATTATGAAAGCAACTGGTGCGCTATTTCTTTTCGTGCTTGTGCTCTTTGTTGCAAGTTGCGCTCCCAAGAAAGATGGTTCGAAGACTGTAGAGCCCAGCAGTAGCGCTGCGTTCAAGGTTGGCTTAGTGTTTGATGTTGGCGGCAGAGGCGATAAGTCGTTCAACGATGCGGCGTTTGCGGGCTTGGAGCGCGCTGTACAGGATTTTTCTCTCAAACTCGAGTACATTGAGCCCGGCGCTGGCGCTGACCGCAAAACCGCACTTGAGCAACTTGCTGCACAGCCTGAAGTCAAACTGATCGTGGGCGCCGGCTTTATCTTCACTGACGATATCACCGAAGTTGCACTGGCTTTCCCAGACAAAAATTTTGCTTGCATTGATTACACTCTGGATACGACACGCAAAATTCCAGACAACTTACTGCCAATTCTTTTCAAGGAAGAAGAAGGTTCATTTTTGGTCGGTGCGCTGGCTGCACTGATAAGCCAGACCGGCGTGATTGGCTTCGTAGGCGGTATGGATTCACCACTCATCAAAAAATTTGAGCGTGGCTACATCAATGGCGCAAAATACGTGCGTCCAGATATTCAAGTTGAAGTAGGCTATGCTGGTCTTAGTGGCGAAGGCTTTAACAATCCCGTCAAGGGCAAGGAATTAGCACTGATTCAGTACGGGCGCAATGCCGATGTGATTTATCATGCCTCTGGCAAAACAGGTGATGGCGTCTTTGATGCCGCTCGCGAAAAGCAAAAATTTGCTATCGGTGTGGATATGAACCAAGAAGATGCTGCGCCTGGACTTGTCCTGACAAGTATGGTCAAACTGGTCGATAATGCCGTCTATGAAGTGGCACGTGCAGTCAAGGATGGTACCTTCAAAGGCGGGCAACCGCTCGTCTTAGGTCTTGCTGCCAAGGGAGTTGATTATGTCTATAACGACAAAAACAAGGCGCTGATTCCAGACGATGTACGGGCAAAAGTTGAAGAACTGCGCGCAAAGATTATCAACGGCGAACTTCAGCCGCTCTGAGCTTAGAGTTTTTCTCAAATAACCATCAATCACTCAATTGTTATGAAAAAAATCTTTTCTCTCTCGCTTGTTTTAACCGCTATGTGGTTCTTTGGTTGCGGTCCCAGTAAAGAACAACTGCAGACACTTGAAGACATTAAGAAACTTGCTAGCGAGACTTCCGCTTTGCACGACAGTTTCATGAAGGAGCATCAGAAAGAAGATGAAGAGCACCGAAAGATGGAGCAGAAATATGATTCGCTTAAAGCGGCTGGCAAATCCACACCTGCCTTAGACTCAATGGCTGCTGCACACAAAGCCATTCTTGCACAGCATGAATCTACGATACAAGCGCACATGGAAAAAATCAAGTCCTTCGATGATGTGGTCAAGAAATATAGCACGAAAATTGGCGAGCTTGCCGAGATGAAAAAAGCCCTTGAGCAGATGCAGAAGGACGCAGAAGAAATTAAGGCGGCTTGCGAGAAAATGAAACAAGAACATGCACAGATCAATGCTGACCACAAGCAGTTCGGTGATATGACAACGGCGGCTACGGCGCCCGCCCCATCTGCAAAGAAATAACGCCACTAATTTTGTATTTTTGCCAAGAGCATGGTCGATGCGTCTGAGACATCCAATGTCCGC
Above is a window of [Chlorobium] sp. 445 DNA encoding:
- a CDS encoding BMP family ABC transporter substrate-binding protein; this translates as MKATGALFLFVLVLFVASCAPKKDGSKTVEPSSSAAFKVGLVFDVGGRGDKSFNDAAFAGLERAVQDFSLKLEYIEPGAGADRKTALEQLAAQPEVKLIVGAGFIFTDDITEVALAFPDKNFACIDYTLDTTRKIPDNLLPILFKEEEGSFLVGALAALISQTGVIGFVGGMDSPLIKKFERGYINGAKYVRPDIQVEVGYAGLSGEGFNNPVKGKELALIQYGRNADVIYHASGKTGDGVFDAAREKQKFAIGVDMNQEDAAPGLVLTSMVKLVDNAVYEVARAVKDGTFKGGQPLVLGLAAKGVDYVYNDKNKALIPDDVRAKVEELRAKIINGELQPL
- a CDS encoding NADH-quinone oxidoreductase subunit J, encoding MDLSAFLFIFLGAQIVVASVGTVWSRNPVTSALFLVLNFFSLGGLYLLLQAQFIAVVQVLVYAGAIMVLFLFTIMLLNLDDERTLSEKFDLKKGFVVLLGAVLLVEMLYILSLKLDLPLKHSGLTAEQIGEAKFIGRELLTNFLFPFEIVSALLLLAIVGAVVLSKKQLKPS